A stretch of Lathyrus oleraceus cultivar Zhongwan6 chromosome 6, CAAS_Psat_ZW6_1.0, whole genome shotgun sequence DNA encodes these proteins:
- the LOC127091838 gene encoding GATA transcription factor 8, producing the protein MVGPNFMDEIDCGSFFDHIDDLLDFSVNDVDATAASLSTVTSAANCNSLASIWPNESDSFPASDSVFSGNSPDLSVELSVPYEDILPLEWLSTFVEDSFSEGSLTMKKVEQPPSSCVTTKEDSVHNQFQTSSPVSVLESSSSSSGGKTTTAAGIYIPVPCGRARTKRPRPATFNPRSAMQLISPTSSFVGENVQANVISTKTGSSDFDNFAESQIVAKKPKLPSGESKKKKKIKMPLPAAPSDSGDQNGSLPVRKCMHCEITKTPQWRAGPLGPKTLCNACGVRYKSGRLFPEYRPAASPTFCPSLHSNSHKKVIEMRTKDIDSSGFESHSAASPELIPNTNSILAMEYI; encoded by the exons ATGGTTGGACCAAACTTCATGGACGAGATAGACTGTGGTAGCTTCTTTGACCACATCGACGACCTGCTTGATTTCTCCGTCAACGACGTTGATGCCACCGCCGCTTCCTTGTCCACCGTCACCTCCGCCGCAAACTGTAACTCACTGGCGAGTATTTGGCCGAATGAGTCTGACTCGTTTCCTGCCTCTGACTCAGTGTTTTCTGGAAACAGTCCTGACCTCTCGGTGGAGCTCTCTGTTCCG TATGAAGACATTCTTCCATTGGAATGGCTGTCCACTTTTGTGGAGGACTCATTTTCTGAAGGGAGTCTCACAATGAAGAAAGTGGAGCAACCACCATCATCATGTGTGACCACTAAGGAGGATTCTGTGCATAACCAATTCCAGACATCGAGTCCTGTTTCTGTCCTTGAAAGCAGCAGTTCATCCTCTGGTGGAAAGACGACGACAGCAGCAGGGATTTACATCCCTGTGCCTTGTGGACGTGCACGCACCAAGCGTCCACGTCCTGCAACTTTCAACCCTCGTTCCGCCATGCAGCTTATTTCCCCTACTTCCTCTTTTGTTGGGGAGAATGTGCAGGCTAATGTTATCTCTACCAAGACGGGGTCTTCGGATTTTGACAATTTTGCCGAGTCTCAAATTGTGGCCAAGAAACCAAAGCTGCCTTCTGGAGAATCtaagaagaaaaagaagatcaaGATGCCACTTCCTGCTGCTCCTTCTGACAGCGGCGATCAGAATGGTTCGCTACCTGTTAGGAAATGCATGCATTGTGAAATAACCAAGACACCACAATGGAGGGCAGGTCCATTGGGGCCGAAAACACTCTGCAATGCTTGTGGCGTTCGCTACAAGTCAGGCCGGCTTTTCCCTGAATACCGTCCTGCTGCCAGTCCAACTTTTTGTCCTTCATTGCACTCCAATTCTCACAAGAAGGTCATTGAAATGAGAACAAAGGATATCGATAGCTCTGGTTTTGAATCACATTCAGCTGCCTCTCCTGAACTCATTCCAAACACTAACAGCATTCTCGCCATGGAATACATTTGA